The sequence AACTGGGGATTTGCTGATTATCCTGAAGTTTTTCAAAATATAACCGATGAGATGGCGGATTTTATAGATAAGGTTATTAATAACGAAATAATCATAGAAAAACTACCAGAAAAACCACCACCAGAACGAGAACCAACACAAGAAATACCTAACCCTGGTAATTCCAGTCAATCAGACACTCAACCTCCACCACCACCATCACCAGATGACCCATCACCAGGAACTATCATAAAATATCGCTATGAAATTATTAGAAAATTAAGTGAAGGGAGTTTTGGCAAAACCTATTTAGCTAAAGATAGGGATAAACCGGGACACCCTAACTGTGTAGTTAAGCTTTTAAAACCATCCGTATCCTCGGGAGGGACTATCTCTAGAGCTAAACGCTTATTTGAACAAGAAGCAGATATTCTACATGGACTAAATCATTACTGTATCCCTAAATTATTTGCTTATTTTGCAGAAAATCAACGCTTTTATCTAGTACAAGAATATATAGAAGGAGATACCCTAGATCAAATCATACCAGGTTCACACCCCTGGACACAACAAGAAGTTATCAAGCTATTAGAAGATATTCTAGAGCCTTTAGCTTGTGTCCACCAACAAAATATTATTCATCGCGATATTAAACCCGCTAACTTGATTCGTCGTCAACAAGATCAGAAAATAGTACTGATAGATTTTGGTGCAATTAAACAAGTAACCGAACAAGCTAATAAATCAGGAACGATAATAGGTAGTAAGGGTTATATGCCTGTTGAACAAGAACATCATGGTAACACTAAGTTTGCTAGTGATTTATATGCAGTAGGAATGGTAGCGATTCAAGCAGCTACTGGGTGTAGATTAAATGAGTTAGGAAGAACTCCTCATGGCTTGATTTGGGAGGATAAAGCAATTAATTTAGATTCTCCCTTAAAAGAGTTTATTAACAAGCTGACAAAGTGGGATTATCAAGATCGTTATCCATCTGCTCAAGAAGCTTTAGAAGCTTTAAAAAATATACCTCCACCAAAACTACGAAAACCACGAAAATCACCCATAACAAAAATAATCTTAGCTATCTCATCAGTTGTAGCTTTAGCAGGAATCGGATTAGGGGTAAAATCTATACCCTATTTGACTAAACCCAAACTTAGCGTTGATACGATTAAGATAGGTCATCTCTGGTATCCTGATGACTATCTAGACTTAGAAAGTCACCTTGAAGCAGAATTAGTACCCGCTAACTATTGGGATTTTCTCAAAGGTAAAAAAATTAACGTGATTATCGAGGGCGATCGCAGTCTTAGTTATCAAGAAGCTAGAAACAGAATCGCTAAAAGACAATGGGATATCGCTTTTACTCTATCTCCGATTAACTCTATCTGGGCTATCGATCATGATTATACCTATTTAGCGGCGATGTTCCCAGAAAGTACTTATTATGAAGGGGGATTATTCGTCAGAAGAGATAGTCCAATTCAATCTATCGATGATTTAGGACCAACTACCATCATAGCCTTGGGAGGGCTTAACTCTGCTTCAAGTTTTTATATGCCTGCTTATACACTTTATGGTAAAACAGTTAGTGTAGATACAGGTAATCGTGGTCAAGATATTGTCAATAAAATTAAACAGGGAGAAGTTGACGCGGGAGCTGCAGCTATAGGAGATTCAATCCGCAAAGATGACCCTGATTTAAGGATTATTCATGTCAGTGGAGCAATTCCTGGATCTGGTGTTTATCTATCTCCTGATTTATCCCGACGCGATCGCCAATCCCTTACTCAAGTGATGCTTAACGCTTCAGAAGATATTAAAGAACAAGCTAACTATGGTGGTGATTCTCCCGAGCCTGATTATACTGAGTTTAGGAAAATTATGGCTAGGGTAGATGAGATCTTAATCTGTTCGGATTTTAGTAAAAATCCTGTCAACTTTTTCTGTCCTGATAATATCACAATATCTGAAATTCGCGCTAAAGTGAATGGGTCATCATTTAGGAATAATCAGTACTTATTAAAAGCGGTTGGAGCAGATAACCAGATTTATAACGTTACTATCGATCCAGACTTATTTCAAAGTATCGTCGGTAGTGATAAGTTAACCGATATTCACAATAAAAATCTAGTGATTACTATTCCAGGAGAGCCAACCCAAACGGAAACTGGTTTACATATTCCTATCACCCAAGCACAACAATTACAAATAGTTGACTAATGTTTAATATTCTACCCTTTCTTAGTTATTGTCTAGCTATTATTATTATTGCTCAAGGAATTACACCAGTTCCCTCCACTACTAATTTAGAGACTGCTAAAGCTGTATATATAGACAATTGTTCTAGTTGTCATATCCCCATTCCCGCAGAAGTTTTACCCACCGAAACTTGGCAACAAATCTTAGAAAGACCTCAAAACCACTATGGTACTAGTGTAGATAACCTAGTCAGAATCTCTCAAGTCGTTATCTGGCAATATATGATGACTATATCACGTCCTTTAAGACCTCAAGAA comes from Gloeocapsa sp. DLM2.Bin57 and encodes:
- a CDS encoding cytochrome, yielding MFNILPFLSYCLAIIIIAQGITPVPSTTNLETAKAVYIDNCSSCHIPIPAEVLPTETWQQILERPQNHYGTSVDNLVRISQVVIWQYMMTISRPLRPQERQPLYARESRYFRALHPRVELPEVVNHQSCIVCHPAAAQLDYQQLAPEWEDGP
- a CDS encoding serine/threonine protein kinase, which translates into the protein MTNSQIPDFKVIYLQELLNNTDNVRWNDLSQKIVNPDSVKLIINCQGVNPSQLNSDQLYKLFYSPQQQNWGFADYPEVFQNITDEMADFIDKVINNEIIIEKLPEKPPPEREPTQEIPNPGNSSQSDTQPPPPPSPDDPSPGTIIKYRYEIIRKLSEGSFGKTYLAKDRDKPGHPNCVVKLLKPSVSSGGTISRAKRLFEQEADILHGLNHYCIPKLFAYFAENQRFYLVQEYIEGDTLDQIIPGSHPWTQQEVIKLLEDILEPLACVHQQNIIHRDIKPANLIRRQQDQKIVLIDFGAIKQVTEQANKSGTIIGSKGYMPVEQEHHGNTKFASDLYAVGMVAIQAATGCRLNELGRTPHGLIWEDKAINLDSPLKEFINKLTKWDYQDRYPSAQEALEALKNIPPPKLRKPRKSPITKIILAISSVVALAGIGLGVKSIPYLTKPKLSVDTIKIGHLWYPDDYLDLESHLEAELVPANYWDFLKGKKINVIIEGDRSLSYQEARNRIAKRQWDIAFTLSPINSIWAIDHDYTYLAAMFPESTYYEGGLFVRRDSPIQSIDDLGPTTIIALGGLNSASSFYMPAYTLYGKTVSVDTGNRGQDIVNKIKQGEVDAGAAAIGDSIRKDDPDLRIIHVSGAIPGSGVYLSPDLSRRDRQSLTQVMLNASEDIKEQANYGGDSPEPDYTEFRKIMARVDEILICSDFSKNPVNFFCPDNITISEIRAKVNGSSFRNNQYLLKAVGADNQIYNVTIDPDLFQSIVGSDKLTDIHNKNLVITIPGEPTQTETGLHIPITQAQQLQIVD